One Castanea sativa cultivar Marrone di Chiusa Pesio chromosome 4, ASM4071231v1 DNA window includes the following coding sequences:
- the LOC142631280 gene encoding uncharacterized protein LOC142631280 isoform X1, which produces MYCSSSSSIFTTPSPSPSPSPRSSNFSFFPFPQFALQIPNLQTLRLSLTLCNAAPKPQTGPNSKTKTKTKTKKKKKSNNKGLDFSNVEVVNDDDDDDNGEGVLGLNDAPLPKPPAGFVVDDNGRLVMASSPSKRITTIVDPMNNLPLECVIRRVFRSSQGDECMLLCPVDTPVQILKSTNIDGWSAVNDEEVEAILPSAAYALSKIHMHLVHSGFCYTARGGFCYSEDDIFDFRTDDGQDVDGLPTEGVEITFFHLDGSQYMIYTPSDPLLFVVVKNHTGVLQIADDDLLEDPAIISAIDEETEFNALVEEEAALLESLKLGES; this is translated from the exons atgtactgctcttcctcttcttcaatcttcaccacaccatctccatctccatctccatcacCACGCTCTtcaaatttctctttcttccctTTCCCTCAATTCGCTCTCCAAATCCCAAATCTCCAAACTCTCCGTCTCAGTCTCACTCTCTGCAACGCCGCCCCCAAGCCCCAAACGGGACCAAACAGCAAGACCAAGACGAAGACGAagaccaagaagaagaaaaagagtaacAACAAGGGTTTGGATTTCTCCAATGTTGAGGTtgtgaatgatgatgatgatgatgataatggtgAAGGGGTTTTGGGGTTAAATGATGCGCCGCTGCCGAAACCGCCAGCTGGGTTTGTGGTGGACGATAATGGAAGACTTGTCATGGCTTCATCTCCTTCAAAGAGAATTACCACCATT GTTGATCCTATGAATAATCTTCCATTAGAGTGTGTTATAAGGAGAGTGTTCAGAAGTTCTCAAGGGGATGAATGCATGCTGCTTTGCCCAGTTGACAC GCCTGTACAGATATTGAAGAGCACGAACATTGATGGGTGGTCAGCT GTGAATGATGAAGAAGTTGAAGCCATTCTTCCATCTGCTGCTTATGCTCTTTCCAAGATACATATGCATCTTGTACATAGTGG ATTTTGTTATACAGCACGGGGAGGGTTTTGCTACTCAGAAGATGACATATTTGATTTCCGCACAG ATGATGGTCAAGATGTAGATGGGTTACCTACAGAAGGTGTAGAAATCACATTCTTCCATCTG GATGGTTCACAGTACATGATTTACACACCATCTGATCCccttctttttgttgttgttaag AATCACACTGGGGTATTGCAAATTGCAGACGAT GATCTACTTGAGGACCCTGCTATTATAAGCGCAATAGACGAGGAGACTGAATTTAATGCATTGGTG GAGGAAGAGGCGGCTCTTCTTGAATCATTAAAGTTAGGGGAAAGCTAA
- the LOC142631280 gene encoding uncharacterized protein LOC142631280 isoform X2 — protein sequence MYCSSSSSIFTTPSPSPSPSPRSSNFSFFPFPQFALQIPNLQTLRLSLTLCNAAPKPQTGPNSKTKTKTKTKKKKKSNNKGLDFSNVEVVNDDDDDDNGEGVLGLNDAPLPKPPAGFVVDDNGRLVMASSPSKRITTIVDPMNNLPLECVIRRVFRSSQGDECMLLCPVDTPVQILKSTNIDGWSAVNDEEVEAILPSAAYALSKIHMHLVHSGFCYTARGGFCYSEDDIFDFRTDDGQDVDGLPTEGVEITFFHLDGSQYMIYTPSDPLLFVVVKNHTGVLQIADDFTIQKREGSWVF from the exons atgtactgctcttcctcttcttcaatcttcaccacaccatctccatctccatctccatcacCACGCTCTtcaaatttctctttcttccctTTCCCTCAATTCGCTCTCCAAATCCCAAATCTCCAAACTCTCCGTCTCAGTCTCACTCTCTGCAACGCCGCCCCCAAGCCCCAAACGGGACCAAACAGCAAGACCAAGACGAAGACGAagaccaagaagaagaaaaagagtaacAACAAGGGTTTGGATTTCTCCAATGTTGAGGTtgtgaatgatgatgatgatgatgataatggtgAAGGGGTTTTGGGGTTAAATGATGCGCCGCTGCCGAAACCGCCAGCTGGGTTTGTGGTGGACGATAATGGAAGACTTGTCATGGCTTCATCTCCTTCAAAGAGAATTACCACCATT GTTGATCCTATGAATAATCTTCCATTAGAGTGTGTTATAAGGAGAGTGTTCAGAAGTTCTCAAGGGGATGAATGCATGCTGCTTTGCCCAGTTGACAC GCCTGTACAGATATTGAAGAGCACGAACATTGATGGGTGGTCAGCT GTGAATGATGAAGAAGTTGAAGCCATTCTTCCATCTGCTGCTTATGCTCTTTCCAAGATACATATGCATCTTGTACATAGTGG ATTTTGTTATACAGCACGGGGAGGGTTTTGCTACTCAGAAGATGACATATTTGATTTCCGCACAG ATGATGGTCAAGATGTAGATGGGTTACCTACAGAAGGTGTAGAAATCACATTCTTCCATCTG GATGGTTCACAGTACATGATTTACACACCATCTGATCCccttctttttgttgttgttaag AATCACACTGGGGTATTGCAAATTGCAGACGAT TTTACTATCCAAAAAAGGGAAGGGAGTTGGGTCTTCTGA